CCGTCGCTGCTGAAAACAGGGGAAACACGAAAAAGCATCCAAAATGGGGTACGACAGATAACCTTCTTCGATGACGATTCTTCTTCGGCTTCTCGCAGTTGTTCCCAATCCCATGTGAACTCGCGCTACTgctgctgcttcttcttcttgctcTGCTTCCGGTGAATTATGGAGTCATGAAAACGACGACGTTTAATGCTgtgagaaggaggaggaggaggagaataTCTGAAGGATAGCCATTAACTGGTGTTTGAATTATTGAATGGAAAATGAAAGGGTGAGTGGGGTGCGGCACGGGATGCTTGACATACCCattaaaaattgattgaaacctCTACTCTTCTTGAATCTTACACATTACAAATTTCTTTTATGAATCCTACgattacatttttcttttgcttttcttttggaTAAGGAGAAGGGATGGTTTCCTTGTCAATCGATTCATCGCACATTATTAGATAGACAGCTGTCTTCTTAACCAGCAATCCATGCTCAAAAGTCACACAAATTTGCACCTCGTCTCCAGGTCCCAAATGTGATATTATGCCCTGCCAGTCTTCATCGTTAAAGGAAATTACTGTGTCTCGCTTGAATATTTGGATGGTGCCCTTTGTGTAATTAACCATTGATACACTAATAAGACATTCAATTGCAGTGTCTTCAGGGGTTGATAAATAAACAACACACAAAGTCATTCCCTTCATGTGAAAATCGTCGGGAACAGTGAAATACACTGAATGTCCATCTTCCATATGGGCCAACCAATAAGGATAATTATCACTAGGGAGAAAAACATCACTAACCGCACTGGTTGCCAATCCCTGTAGCATGAGCAAATTAGCTTGGTCATTTATGTAATTGTATTGTTGGAATGGACTCCTACAATCATTATTTTGTCGTTCCAAggcatttttaagaaaataacaatGTAATGCATAAACTAAAACATATTTCTGGTAATTAATTCAGATAAATTTGGTTAATAGATTTATTATGTATGAATCAATACTTAACAGCATATCGTTAGGATGCATTTCTGTTAGTCATACAGGTCTTTCAACTTATTATTCAATGGGAGTATAATAAACATGAAGCATGCATAGCAGGAAGAAAATGGTAATCAATTTCCTTGGGCTTCTTCATATGAGCATGATCACTTGACTTGTTGAGTATTAAAATCAGGTATTTTTAAATGAAGCGGTGTGATTATAGAAGGAAAAGGTGTTAAAAACAGGTGAATATTGACGTTTCATCCTAAAGATATCTCATGTTCTCTTAATATATAGCTAAAATGAATAGAAAAGGTAAGAAGACAAAGCTAAAGAGAAGGAACCTCAGATATGCTTCTGCTTAGGGTATTGAAGAATTCTTGATAACTTCCAATTCCAATCGAATAAGAGCTCAAATAATGCTTTGGAATTTGTGATGCATATGATGCTATTTCCAATTCTCGGTAACTTCCATATTCCTCATCCTGAATTGTTCTTAATTCTTCAGATAGTTGAAACCCCGTGTCACATTGCACCGAAACAGTTAGAAGATTTAAAAGGCTGCTAAGAATTGGTACTAGATCACccaaattattattatgcatATCCATGGAAATTAAAGATGATGAAGTGCCACTAAATGAACGAATACGAGATACGGGATTCATTGTTGGTGACATCCAAGACAAAATGATAGAAGGAAAAACATTACGTGATAATCCTTCATATCCACATAGGGAGATATATTCAATGCTTTTTAATCTTACAATTGAAAAGGACACTTGTTTCACAGCTGTATTTTTAGCAATTAGAGTAGTCAAGTATTCCATCTGCACTATATCTTCTTCCAATTTGTCAATCTTCGAACAACCGGATAGGATGAGAGTTTCCAAAGATTTCAACTTATATATCTCTCTTGGGAGATTGCTTAGGCTTGTACAGTCCTTCAAATTTATCAACAGAAGATTTTGGAGATCTCCAATGGACTGGTGTACCTTGCACAAACTTGGACAATCTTTGAGAATGAGCTTTTCAAGACTTGGTAAATTTGAAAAGTCAGGGGTTTCTGTCAAGTACTTAGAATGACTAAGATTGAGGATTTTCAGCCACGGCAAAACCtacaatgaaattttttttttgacaaaaaaatagacaagaaaataaaaaatgaaacagtgGTAAGTGGCAACAATTACTTGTGTAGTTTAGCTcagttttaaaagaaattgtcatgtatataatatataccTGGGGTTCTTTCCAGACTAGTCTAAGATTGCTGTGTTTTAAATCAATCGCAATTACACCTccaagaaaaaagtttttaGGCATGTATTTTAAAGGAAATCTTTTCCAATAGATCCATCTCAGATGCTTAGGAAGATACCCATAATCTCCAGTGAGTTCTACATGCTCAAGTTGCAATAGTCTCAATTGATCCATTGTCTTAAAAGCATAAGCTTTGAAGCAATCTCTGCTGCTTGAATGCAATTTCAGAGCCAATCCCTCAATAGCTTTTGTCCCCTAGGAAGATAAGagcaaataaataatatatttggaaATCTCTTTTGTTAGCTCACTAAAAGGTGAAACTTAAAAGCAAACACTTTTTTCAAAActgtatataaaaaatgtatactTACAGTATTCTTTGTCAATACATTAAGTGAATCCTCTTGAAACCACAATCGACTGCGCTTCCCAGGTTTCTTTGTTGAACTTTCACGAATTATCTCTCTATCCATGTCTCGTATTAATGGATGCATTTCAAGTTTGTTGTTCTTTGCAACTTTTACGAGGCTACGCTCCATGAGAACTGTTATTCCAATATCAGCATGTAGTCCACAGCCATTTAGTATCTCTGTAACATAGGCTCTATCTTTACCAATAAAGAAACAACAAATATCAAGAAATATATCCTTTTCCATGTGATCACCTAAGCCATTATAGCTTATCCTTAATTTCTCTTGAACTTGATCATTGggaattatttttagttttgacaATACACTTTCCCACTCTTTCTTCCTCCTCTCACTTAAATAAGAACCAATGACTTCAAGAGCTAGCGGTAGTCCTCCACAATAAGCAACTACATTTCTTGCAAGTTCATCGAACTCTTCTGTTGGTTTTGCTTCTCCAAAAGCATGCCAACTAAAAAGCTCAAGGGACTTATTTTCGTCCATTTCCtccattttataaacaaaatcaacttTAAGTTTGTGAAGTAGGCGTACATCTCTAGTTGTAATGATTACTATACTTCCTTGACCAAACCATTTACGATTTCCGCATAGGACTTTTAACTGGCCAAACTCAATAACATCATCAAGTACAATGAGTGCCTTTCTTCTAGAAAGTTTGCTCTCAATCATAGCTCTTCCTATCCCAACGCTTTGTATGTTCACCTTTGTTTTAAGGACATTTGAAAGAAGTTGTTCTTGCAAATGAAGATGCCCTCTTCTATCTGTTTCACAAACTTCTCGAATATCTTCAATGAAACATCTACCCATGAATCTACGATGAATTCGATTGTAGATGGCTTTGGCTGTGGTAGTTTTACCCAATCCTCCCATTCCCCATATCCCTACGATACAAACTTTGGTTGACTGATTTTCAATATATCCAATCACTTCTTGCACATGGGATTCTAATCCAACAGGAAATTCAGTCATATGCATGAATGTGTTGTCTAGTTTTGTGAGAACATCTTCAGCAATTTCCTTCACTAATTGAGCCTCGTTCCTTCAAGTTCGGTAATAATTATAAGACTGTTAGAATAGTTATTAAAGATATATGTTTGTAAttccataatattttattttttggtttataaaataggatttaataaataagttgattttgGAATAAGTTAGTTTTAATGGATTAATTCATTGGATGATTAGAATAATTTGATTCAGAAGaaaattattctattttcttcacat
The Glycine max cultivar Williams 82 chromosome 16, Glycine_max_v4.0, whole genome shotgun sequence genome window above contains:
- the LOC100812634 gene encoding disease resistance protein RPV1 isoform X2 encodes the protein MNYPKGEELNEGLLRTIEGCRICVVVFSTNYPASSWCLKELEKIIECHRTYGHIVLPIFYDVDPSHIRHQRGAFGKNLKAFQGLWGKSVLSRWRTVLTEAANFSGWDVSNNRNEAQLVKEIAEDVLTKLDNTFMHMTEFPVGLESHVQEVIGYIENQSTKVCIVGIWGMGGLGKTTTAKAIYNRIHRRFMGRCFIEDIREVCETDRRGHLHLQEQLLSNVLKTKVNIQSVGIGRAMIESKLSRRKALIVLDDVIEFGQLKVLCGNRKWFGQGSIVIITTRDVRLLHKLKVDFVYKMEEMDENKSLELFSWHAFGEAKPTEEFDELARNVVAYCGGLPLALEVIGSYLSERRKKEWESVLSKLKIIPNDQVQEKLRISYNGLGDHMEKDIFLDICCFFIGKDRAYVTEILNGCGLHADIGITVLMERSLVKVAKNNKLEMHPLIRDMDREIIRESSTKKPGKRSRLWFQEDSLNVLTKNTGTKAIEGLALKLHSSSRDCFKAYAFKTMDQLRLLQLEHVELTGDYGYLPKHLRWIYWKRFPLKYMPKNFFLGGVIAIDLKHSNLRLVWKEPQVLPWLKILNLSHSKYLTETPDFSNLPSLEKLILKDCPSLCKVHQSIGDLQNLLLINLKDCTSLSNLPREIYKLKSLETLILSGCSKIDKLEEDIVQMEYLTTLIAKNTAVKQVSFSIVRLKSIEYISLCGYEGLSRNVFPSIILSWMSPTMNPVSRIRSFSGTSSSLISMDMHNNNLGDLVPILSSLLNLLTVSVQCDTGFQLSEELRTIQDEEYGSYRELEIASYASQIPKHYLSSYSIGIGSYQEFFNTLSRSISEVAYFVGVQIEDNNKNDDSHCLSPEKRQLSVVSVVKVAVRTLSMTAVSSES
- the LOC100812634 gene encoding disease resistance protein RPV1 isoform X1: MNYPKGEELNEGLLRTIEGCRICVVVFSTNYPASSWCLKELEKIIECHRTYGHIVLPIFYDVDPSHIRHQRGAFGKNLKAFQGLWGKSVLSRWRTVLTEAANFSGWDVSNNRNEAQLVKEIAEDVLTKLDNTFMHMTEFPVGLESHVQEVIGYIENQSTKVCIVGIWGMGGLGKTTTAKAIYNRIHRRFMGRCFIEDIREVCETDRRGHLHLQEQLLSNVLKTKVNIQSVGIGRAMIESKLSRRKALIVLDDVIEFGQLKVLCGNRKWFGQGSIVIITTRDVRLLHKLKVDFVYKMEEMDENKSLELFSWHAFGEAKPTEEFDELARNVVAYCGGLPLALEVIGSYLSERRKKEWESVLSKLKIIPNDQVQEKLRISYNGLGDHMEKDIFLDICCFFIGKDRAYVTEILNGCGLHADIGITVLMERSLVKVAKNNKLEMHPLIRDMDREIIRESSTKKPGKRSRLWFQEDSLNVLTKNTGTKAIEGLALKLHSSSRDCFKAYAFKTMDQLRLLQLEHVELTGDYGYLPKHLRWIYWKRFPLKYMPKNFFLGGVIAIDLKHSNLRLVWKEPQVLPWLKILNLSHSKYLTETPDFSNLPSLEKLILKDCPSLCKVHQSIGDLQNLLLINLKDCTSLSNLPREIYKLKSLETLILSGCSKIDKLEEDIVQMEYLTTLIAKNTAVKQVSFSIVRLKSIEYISLCGYEGLSRNVFPSIILSWMSPTMNPVSRIRSFSGTSSSLISMDMHNNNLGDLVPILSSLLNLLTVSVQCDTGFQLSEELRTIQDEEYGSYRELEIASYASQIPKHYLSSYSIGIGSYQEFFNTLSRSISEGLATSAVSDVFLPSDNYPYWLAHMEDGHSVYFTVPDDFHMKGMTLCVVYLSTPEDTAIECLISVSMVNYTKGTIQIFKRDTVISFNDEDWQGIISHLGPGDEVQICVTFEHGLLVKKTAVYLIMCDESIDKETIPSPYPKEKQKKNVIVGFIKEICNV